Part of the Zea mays cultivar B73 chromosome 4, Zm-B73-REFERENCE-NAM-5.0, whole genome shotgun sequence genome is shown below.
TACTGTAGTGTAGTAATGTATAAACAGAATCCTGTGTTCGTCTGATTCAAAGTGTGCTAATGAAATTTCATATTCGCATCGCTATTGGGCAAAAACAAAAAAGGAAACCAAACTTAAATGTATGAGCATATGCATATAATTTAACGTTGGTCAAAGATATATGTATAAGCCACGATAATGAAGTTTCCGGTTAGAATTTCTCTTTGATTTTATTCTAATTAGAAAAGTAATGATCACTTAGCAGCTAAAATAATCTTTGTATGGACAAAATTAAACATCATACATGATTCATTATAAGACAATGTCGTAATTCTCTAAAAATTATGGCATGCTCTAAAAAGAATATGCTTAACATTTAGCACAAAATAATAAAGGACCCACATTAAATTGTCCATAATTGGAGCAAGAAATAATCATATTTTTTGGCAAAAATAATCAATAGTGCTTCATGAAAATTAAAGTATACTTCCCAAATAGCCATAGTAAAAAAATGAATGTTGCATGATTTCTAGTGAGCCAAAAATTTCCTAAAATAATGATAATAACAGTGAAATTTAGTTGGCCCAATTACTGTAATTTGGTCCATAAAACTTTATGGCTTATGTTAAATAGTTcttcagaaaatgttaaacaacaAATGATGCATCGAAAATAAAGAAGCTCAAAGTAGGATGAATTCGTGACAAACTATTTGGCCCATATGCTTATATGGGGAATCATTAAAATGTAAATGGGCTTAATGGTAACCCATTCTAGGTTGCAATAGGCATGGCCCACTATAGCCCGTGCGCTCTAGCATGTGCTTTACACCTCATCCTGTAGGCATATGCAAGGGTCCAGGAAACGTTAGCCATTGAGTAAAAacattagtggttctcgaacttaGCATGGTATGTTACTTAGGTCCTCAAACTCTCAAAACTAGGACACCATCGCTTGAATCACAAAAGGGAGACGAGAAAATGAATTAGGGTTTTCTGAGAAtttttgttttgttcttgttacgCGCCAAAACGTTAAGGGTTGTCTGATTGAGATGAATAATGGCTCAAAGAGAAAAGGGGAGGAAGAAAATGGGTGTTGCGGGAGGATCATAGCTAAGCTAAGGATCCCACGTGTCAACATTTAAGTGAGAGTGGGTAAGGTGAGTGCCACCGCATTACTATAGTTGAGGTCGATATTGAAAGAAACAAGGCACCAGAACACTGGTGGTTGTGGTGAGCTAAAGGAAGGGTGCAAGAGTTAGTTGTCTAGTGCACAATTACCTGCTCAGTCCCATGGGGGCGCTACCGCGCTAGCTAGAGAGAAATTGGAGGTGGAAGGCCAAATTGTATGTCCTATTTTTTATTTAATTACTACTAGGCTAGGAGTAATGAAATGAAAACCATAACAAGCAAGATCTGAAACTATATGAGTATGAGGGGGCATGAGTTAAGTGTGCAACCATAATTAAGCTGCACCTAGTGATGGCTTGCAGAAGTTGCACTCACAACTCTGGTGTTGTGTAGTCCAATAACCAAACCATGTGATGCATTAACAGGGTGGTTGGTTTGAGAAATCATTCTATCTAAGTTGAGATGGCGCATCATGAGTCCATtcttcaaatttggtgggatgatctCATTCCCCATGTTAGTACTGACTAACTAACtgtgaggaatgaggtggtgatgaattaactcattccattccataaaccaaacaaaaaatgagGAGTGAGAAGTTGATGGACTAGCTTATTAATTTCTCAAACCACACATCCTAAATCATGGTACTAAgaagtacattctagagatagatGGCTATACATATCCGAGAGTCAAAGTAGTTGTTGCTCCATTTATACCCATAGAGCATCGTCCCCGTGCTATATCTAAAACTACAACAAGGTTGTCCAAAGAACCAAACTTATTTTAtcacctatatatatatatatatatatggtcgtCTAAGGGTTTTTTTAGTTCAGTCATATTGTTAtcagtctccagtctccaccagcTTTGAGCACTGGCCTTGGGAGGCATCAGGAAATTTAACAGTTCACGAAACGGGCATCCAACCCCAAGCTAAACAGATGTTGCCATGCGATACATGACAGCAAGGAGGATGACAAGTGTGCCTTGTGCCATAGGCAAGAAGAGGGGAGCTGCCGGCTACCGCGGGCTTTGCCCTTGCCGTCAAAGCACATAGACTGGTTCGGTGGAACTCGTGTGCTGAGACATTGATAACAACCTTGCAAGAGTTTACCAGTGTGGATATGCTAATATAGTCTGCAAACCAAAAAACAGGCACACATGTGGCTATCACGTGTGATACTTGGTGGATCTTGTTCAATGGCTATGACTTTAGGAAACTTTCCTGgtccatttttttgccacccattgtgtaagggcttgttcggCACCTTgggaaattttcctgggctggattttttccacatatggattgggtGAATCCAAGCCTTTCACCCAATCCCTTGTGGGATTAAATCCCTAAACCCAATCAACCTATATTTGTTCGTTTATTCCATATGGTTTATATCCTAAAATCCAATCAGTTTCCACCATCCCGTGACCTCCCACCTCTCACACTTGCTAGAGTAGTGAAAACAAAGAACACTGAAACTGAAACTGCACAGCGACATGAAACTGAAACAACAGCCTTTCAGTTTTCTATTCAGAGGACGCACACCAACATGAAACTGAAACAACAACTTTTCAGTTTTCTATTCAGAGGACGCACACCAACATGAAACTGAAACAACAGCCTTTCGGTTTTCTATTCAGACAATGCACACCAACATGAAACTGCAAACCAAGAGCTCAACGTGACAACCAGAAAAAGGGACATGACAACCAGAAAAGGGACAAAATAACAGGAGGCGACATCTACACAGCTGCTTGGATGAACGACTGTGGACTGTGGTGGACCTTCTATTCCGTGTAGGCATCTAGTGCTAGCTTTCAACTGAACTGAGAAAAGAACCGGTGCAAGAATCAAATGGATGGTCTCGAACGAAGTCAGAGCCTGTCCGTGTTCCACCAGACCTGCCTGCCAGTACCAAACCAAAAGAATGTGAGTTGATAACACAACAATAGATGGATGCATGAAATAAACAGCATGATAATCATTTGATCATGATGACATAAACAGCATGATGATATAATCAGCTACCAAACTGATATGAAACTGATGACACTCTGTTCATGATAATAATTTGAGGTGTTCTTAAGGGCACAGCATGATCAACATAATCAGCTACTAAACTGAACAAAGTACTATGAAACTGACCAAAACTGATTTTGCAGCTAAATTGATCAAAACAGAGTACCAAACTGAACAGCATGATCAACATGACCAGAACAGAGTACAATGCTGAATAGAGAAAATTTTGCAGCCACAGTGGCAGCCATCACTCGAAACAGATAGCCAATCGGAGATATTGGGAATCTTACCTTTAGAGTTTATCCATCTTCCCTCTTAGCCAAAGGAGAGCGACTTCTGGCTCATCATCATTGAAACAAATAAATGTTTCCCTGTAATTTGGTATGTTGAACACCTCAGCTGCTTTGACCTTCTCATCTCTTGTCATATCCATAGTCTTAAGAACAGAAATACACCTCTTGATAGAAAAATCATTATCTTGAGCAACATCCTTTACTTTTGCTGATTGTGCAGCCTCATCTGCAACTTGCTTCGTTTTCACATCAAGGTACCTCCCTATCAGCCCTTCTAGTGCATCTTTCCTCACTCTTTTTGTCTCCTTCTCTTGATTGACAGTTGGTGCACCTGACCTTTTAGGTAACCTCTGTTCAACCCTTTCAACAATTACTATATCTTCATCTTGTTCTATTCTTGCATCTTCTTCTGGTTCATTAGTATCTTCATCTTCCACTTCTATGGTTTTTAGTTGCTCTCCATCATTAGAATTTTGTACTGGTTGAGTAGAGGTAATGTTCCAAGTCCCTTGTGCGATGTGACCATCATATAATTCACCCAAGGCATCAAAGAGAGGAAAAGACTTCTTGCGGAACTTCTTAGCTCTAGGAAATGTCTGCAATGTGAACACAAGACCATTTCATAAAACTAGCAGATACTCTTTAGCATGTCTGCAATGAAACTGAAATTGTTCTTTTGAAACAATAAGAACATGCTGCTAAATTCTGGGCTACCAGAAAATTGAAACAACAGTGGTAATTTACTCAGGCACCAAACTGTACTAGTAGCAGCATACTCTTTAGCAGCAGCAGCATGCTGCAAAATATTATGCATCTTTTTCAATACAGTGATAATTTACTGAAATTAAAAGAACTTCTGATATGATTTAAAATCAGTTATTTTAAGAACCTTGCATGACCAACTTCGCTACAAGGTAAAGCATATGCTTCTTACAGTGATAATGTTGTCCCATATCGTTGGTTCAGCAATGATCATGCATCTTTTTTCATTCCAAGAAACTCCACTTTGTTTTCTTGCCTCCTTCAATATCTTGTATTCCCTTTTCAATTCCCTCTCCTTTTCCTGAATTTGGATCTTGTTGAATGTAACATATTCATGCTTCTTGTGGAATTCAGAAACTATTTTATTCCAAGCATCTGGACTCCACCCATTTTGAGCCCTATATGGAGGCATGTTGTGTTCAAACAACAAGTCAACAAGACTCTTCTCCAATTCAACATTCCATGCAGCTCTCTCAACACCACCTAAAATTAAAAATTGAGGCACATATAATCATATAAATGTCAACCATGAACAAATCATGTAAAAGCTTTTATCAAATAAATTTGACATTATTACCGCCACATTTCTTTGTTGTTGCAGCTTTAGGAGAAGCCTTCTTTTGAGCAGCTTTAGATAAAGCTACTATCTTAGGAGAACCTCTGAACATCTTATCTACAATATAGAAATAACACATTTATTTAACATAGAAATATTCACTAATTTCTGCGCTGTTGGTAGTCAGACCACATATGATATGCTATTGTATCTCTTAAGTTATTCCCTTCCAAATTTCCCTCATCATTTCCTTGGTCTCCATCAGGTAGGTTCACAAAAGTTTGTGGATTGATATTTCCTTGATCATTATCTAGCCACCTCTCATCACCATTTAGTGACCGAATCAAGTTATGAAAGACTGCAGTAGCTAAAGGTATTTTTGCTTGGTTTTCCATTTTGTGAAAGGTAGCAACTTTGAGGATTGGAAATCTCTTCTTTATGACACCCAAAGCCCTCTCTACATGATTTCTTAAAACAGCATGGCGATGATTATATAACTCCTTATGATTTTGAGGTCTTCGGTGGCCACGACCAAACTCTTTCAAGTGGTACCTAACCCCACGATAAGGCGCAAGAAAGGAAGTTGTATTGGCATAACCACCATCTACTAGGTAGAACTTCCCGGAAGGTACTTGAAACTTTCCTATAGAATTGGTCATTGCAGATCTGAGAACCATTGAATCTGTTGCTGATCCTTCCCATCCAGCTGACACATAAGTTATGTTAAGGTCAAAATCACACACAACCATCACGTTTTGGCTAAGAGTCCCTTTTCTATTCCTGAATGGTGCGGCTTGATCAGGTGACATTGATACTGGAACATGGGTTCCATCTATTGAACCTATGCAATTctgcaaaaaagaaaaaaagaaacgaTCTTCTAAGATCTAATATTGAGGATGTTCTAAGATGGACACATAAGAGTTAAAAGAAGTCACCTTGAAGTATGGATAAAATCGGTTGTCTCCATGAATTTTTGGATGAACTTGATTGGAAGGAGGCTTTAGGAACCGCATGCTAAGGCCAGGGATAACAATGTCGAAGAAATGTTTGATGACACGGTGAAATGTATCATTGCTATGACCAAAAAAGACTTGGAGATCTTCAAATGTCGCATTGTGGCTAATCATGAATAAGAAGAACCCAAGTTTTTCCTCAACTTTGATTTTTGTATCTTTAACCAATCCTTCCATTCTAAGATAGTTGGCCAAGGATTTGAAAATGAAAGGTTCCATTCTAAATGATACCCTGCAGTTCTTGATATGGCCTTCAAGTAGCTCTCGAACCTTTTCCTCCCCGGTCAGCGCTGATGTATGCCTCAGTTTCTTTTTACTACGTCCAAGATAGCCCAAGAGATGTAGGGAAGGGAGAATCAAAAGGAAGAGGTCATCAtcatcctcctccctcctcctaatGTGATCTCTATTGCTCATGTCCATAGCAAAACTAAAAGTAGCATCAAGAGACATAAGGAAAACTAATTACTAAAGCTAGTTATGTTGTTCATATAATTCAAATTCTTTAGGTTTTGGCTAGTACCTTGAGAAAATGGGTCAGGCACCAACACCCAGGATGGGGGAGGCTCGTCCTCGCCTACTCTTACTGGAGCAGGGAGAACCTGAAAATAAATAAATTATTGGTTCATATAAACATCAGTAAGAACGGATTATTGTacctagaaaataaaaaggagatGCCATTAATACTCTAATATTTAACCCCCatatatatataaccatataGTCATAATATCTCTTTTTTTGCAAAAGAATAAGAGAGAAACATATTAAGCAATCATCGTATGGAGAGGTACTAATCATATTAGAtaatcatcatgtggagagaTACATGAACCATCTGTCTTTTTCATCGTATGAAACTATAGAATCAAACTATGGTCCTAGAGGATAAAATAACAAGCAGGGCTGTTTGAAATGCAACGAAAAAAAGCTGCTGAAGAACTATAGTACAATTCCATGCAGGTGATCTAGTTCGTGTACAAAAAATATGCTGGCTCATTACATGCAGAAAAGAGAATGCAGCTGCTGGCTCATTTCTGCAACACAAGAATGAGAGAATACAATTTAGAAAAGAGGGAAATTCCATGTACTGAACTACTGAAGCCCAGAGATAAGAACTATATATAGTACAATTCCTACCTGAAGTGTACTCCTACTACTCAGGCAGTCAGGCAGCTACACTACCACACCCTGTAGGATTGGGGAAAGAAAAGCAACGATTGTCTTGCAGTTTGCACAAGAGAAGAAGCTGGACGATTGCATTCCATTTTTGCATTTGATTAGCAGTTAGCTTGCTGCCACAAAGCTGCAGAAAGAACGGTTTCCTGCGGAATTCGAGCGTCCGTACTAGCTAACTGCATACGCCTATTGCAGGGGAGAAGCTGACGTTCGCGGTGGAAGAGGCCCTGCCGGCGCGGAAGATGGAGCCCGACGACGAGGCCGAGATGAACGAGGACGAGGACAAGCTGGCCCTGGCAGTGGCCGGCGGGCGCGCGGCGACCTCATCGCGCGCGACCTCGCCCTGCAGCCGCGTCAGGTCGTCGTCTGGTTCCAGAACCGTCGCGCCCGCTGGAAGACCAAGACGCTCGAGCGCCAAATGTGAAAGATAGAGAGAGGGCGTTGAGGACGACGACCTCCAACCGGACAAGGATAGAGAGAGGGGTAGAGAGCAGATGAGAAAGGATCGAACCGGAGAGAAGCTTGCCAGCGGTGTCGACGTTGCCGGCGACGGAGAGGAAGACACCttgcgccgccgccgctcccctcGGTCACGGCTCCGTGGTTTGTTTCCAGACCCTAGGAGTCATGGCTCCAATCCAGAATCTACTGTCGCAAAAAAAAATCCAGATCCATGGGCTCGAATTCCAGTGGGCTTAACCGAACACCAAAAATGTTGGAACCTGGATTTTTTCATGGGCTTGGAATATAACCTGGATTGGAGCCCAATCCAGCCTCATCCCAGCCTGGATGGGTAGAACCGAACGAAGCCTAATATGGCTTTCTAGTCCGGTCATTAAAAAATCCTGACATGTGaattgcatattttattatttgTACATGAATCCCTTTGGCATGAATGATGATGAAATTTCTGTATCGTTTTTTTATCCCTGCTCTTGGATACAAGAGCATATAAGAGTCTATACAAAATGTAACTCTCGATCCCTTCATGTCCGATATCAGACGTGCGGCAGTTATATTTG
Proteins encoded:
- the LOC103645051 gene encoding uncharacterized protein isoform X2, which produces MIIAEPTIWDNIITTFPRAKKFRKKSFPLFDALGELYDGHIAQGTWNITSTQPVQNSNDGEQLKTIEVEDEDTNEPEEDARIEQDEDIVIVERVEQRLPKRSGAPTVNQEKETKRVRKDALEGLIGRYLDVKTKQVADEAAQSAKVKDVAQDNDFSIKRCISVLKTMDMTRDEKVKAAEVFNIPNYRETFICFNDDEPEVALLWLRGKMDKL
- the LOC103645051 gene encoding uncharacterized protein isoform X1 gives rise to the protein MPPYRAQNGWSPDAWNKIVSEFHKKHEYVTFNKIQIQEKERELKREYKILKEARKQSGVSWNEKRCMIIAEPTIWDNIITTFPRAKKFRKKSFPLFDALGELYDGHIAQGTWNITSTQPVQNSNDGEQLKTIEVEDEDTNEPEEDARIEQDEDIVIVERVEQRLPKRSGAPTVNQEKETKRVRKDALEGLIGRYLDVKTKQVADEAAQSAKVKDVAQDNDFSIKRCISVLKTMDMTRDEKVKAAEVFNIPNYRETFICFNDDEPEVALLWLRGKMDKL